In Rutidosis leptorrhynchoides isolate AG116_Rl617_1_P2 chromosome 6, CSIRO_AGI_Rlap_v1, whole genome shotgun sequence, the DNA window TAGTAAGCAGTTCCTTCTTTCTAAGAGTGTAAGCGTAATAAGAGAAATCTTGTTGAAAAGAAgagtaataactataatactaacaaaTACAAGCATTGCATTTCAAGTTAAACGGTGATTCTAATCAACCGTCGTAATATCTTAGATAATTTACTACCAGTTAGCAGACGGGTCTTAAAAATGTAGATTAAAACAGCCAACAAAAAATAGAAAGACAAATTATATAAGAATGGCAAGCATTGGTCTACAAAATTAGTTCACCTTGCTTTGATGGAAAGATAAGCTGTGCACCACATGAAGTCCTACCACCCTACATGAAAAAAATTGAACTTAGATAAGAACAAGGTTATATTAACACCACTTAAAGCTGTTACAATTATAAAAGAATCAaataggcaaaaaaaaaaaaaaaaaaggaagtaatttacataaataaataaaataagtggAGAGAGAGGCACCACAGTAGGCAATGTCCAGCCTTTTCTTTGGGACCACTCTAAGTTCGGCCGTAAATCCTTAACGAGTGCTTCATGTGTCTCGTCGTCTTTCCTTTCTCCGGCTGGGGGCATTGGCAACTCAATCTACAGATGGTGGAAACATgaatacaaataaaaaaaaaaaaaaaaaaaaaaaaaaaaaggaaggaaCAAGAAACTATGAATCATAAATGGTATGTGTATTTaactatttatttgtaataatatatcgGATACATCCTTCCTAACGAAACGTTTAAGAAGTAATATTAACATTACAAGAGTGTTTCAGATGTTTATAAAACCTGATATAAAGATAGCTAAAAAAATTATGCCTTAAAAGTTAACTCTCCAAGTTAATGTAATTAATTAATCTTTGCCAACAAACACAATAGTATACTAATTAATTTTAACAGGTTGCACAAGTCAAATTCTTTACCTTAACCTTGTCATCGCTCAACACTTCGACCACCCTTGCAGGCCAATAAGAACTGTCAGAATACCAATCTACCTTATCACCAACCTTGAATGTACCATCAAATACAACACAAACTTCGGAAATTGAGTTAGCATCTGGCATTTCATCTTTTTTATATGTTAGCGGATAGCGAGGCCGCACCATTAGTTGTTTTTTAATGTGCCTTGTATTTCTTCCATAAGGAGGCTGTTCGTGTATCTTTTCCCAACTTATCTCTGCAAACACATTAACAATTCACATTATCTGAAATCTATGATTTTATAAAGCTTTAGAAGCAGGAATCAAATGAGAGAACACAATCATAATGGAAGCATGTACTATAAGAAAAGTGCACTAATAAGCATCAGAAACATAATAACATAAAGCTAATGAAAAAAGTGGCAATTAATTCACAGGCAATAATCTTTAAAACCCACACTGGTTCATACAGCAAGTTAGCCAACTCACCTTCGTCTTCGAAATCATAGTATTCCAGCTGTATCTTGTTCCTTTTCAAATTGATATCTCTGATCTGAATGACATTTTAGACATGGATTAATAGAATTAGACTTTTGGTAAGCTCCTTCTGTAAGTACTTTAAAAATAGCCTGTTTAAAATTGCTCAATGGCAGTCGAGCCTTCGGTTAAACACTTTCGATGAACACTTAGATGTGTGGTTAGAAAATTATATGCTTTGGAAATTGGAAATAAGTTTGAAAGCAGGAGGAGGGATAAGAGAATTCATAAATTTATATCGATTATTTACATAAAAGATAACCTATTATAACAAATTTGAGTAAAAAGACTATTAAGTAATGTATCGtacaatatatttcaaaagaagtacCCTTCTTCCCTTTAACACACTTTTTTAGTTCCAAACAATGTTGCAACCAGAGTACCATCTTACTTGAATATATAACTCCAAAATAAGTCTTGCGTATAAACTATACCTGGCAATTGAGAGCCATACTCTCAAAATCGGGTCATTTGGGTCAAGTCATCGGGTCAATTGGGTCAAGCTAtcgggtcaattgggtcttgagaaaAACTAGGTCTAGCAATGTAAATCAGAACATAAAAAAGTCCAATAGGTTCCCCTCTAACCTATTGGGTCCTATACAAAATATCAAAGAACATGTCTAATGGGTAACAATTCCCAAAGCTCAATAAAGAGAGATAGGTCTAATGAGTCAAATGGGTCAAGCATAACAAGTTTCATCCACCAAACATTTATGAAAGCATTCATGGTTATATAATttactatgtatattaatattttcatatatataataaataaataaataa includes these proteins:
- the LOC139852202 gene encoding uncharacterized protein isoform X1 encodes the protein MENSSGFKFEVGQLGESKSFADGYRGAWFRCKIRDINLKRNKIQLEYYDFEDEEISWEKIHEQPPYGRNTRHIKKQLMVRPRYPLTYKKDEMPDANSISEVCVVFDGTFKVGDKVDWYSDSSYWPARVVEVLSDDKVKIELPMPPAGERKDDETHEALVKDLRPNLEWSQRKGWTLPTVVPLSPLILFIYGGRTSCGAQLIFPSKQGINKESISVASPLNASSSTRLSAEGDTEIQNSGHVDTVICDDKMVDDLAEGHAERQSSDPVNAVVLDEKVASEDVKMVDDFVHENADTHSSC
- the LOC139852202 gene encoding uncharacterized protein isoform X3 — translated: MENSSGFKFEVGQLGESKSFADGYRGAWFRCKIRDINLKRNKIQLEYYDFEDEEISWEKIHEQPPYGRNTRHIKKQLMVRPRYPLTYKKDEMPDANSISEVCVVFDGTFKVGDKVDWYSDSSYWPARVVEVLSDDKVKIELPMPPAGERKDDETHEALVKDLRPNLEWSQRKGWTLPTGGRTSCGAQLIFPSKQGINKESISVASPLNASSSTRLSAEGDTEIQNSGHVDTVICDDKMVDDLAEGHAERQSSDPVNAVVLDEKVASEDVKMVDDFVHENADTHSSC
- the LOC139852202 gene encoding uncharacterized protein isoform X2, coding for MENSSGFKFEVGQLGESKSFADGYRGAWFRCKIRDINLKRNKIQLEYYDFEDEEISWEKIHEQPPYGRNTRHIKKQLMVRPRYPLTYKKDEMPDANSISEVCVVFDGTFKVGDKVDWYSDSSYWPARVVEVLSDDKVKIELPMPPAGERKDDETHEALVKDLRPNLEWSQRKGWTLPTVGGRTSCGAQLIFPSKQGINKESISVASPLNASSSTRLSAEGDTEIQNSGHVDTVICDDKMVDDLAEGHAERQSSDPVNAVVLDEKVASEDVKMVDDFVHENADTHSSC